A genome region from Fervidobacterium changbaicum includes the following:
- a CDS encoding aromatic ring-hydroxylating oxygenase subunit alpha, which yields MIKNQWYVVMSSREIRKGQLVGVTRFGEKLAFWRDNKGAVHCISDICCHRGASISHGKLLHNGHVAMCPFHGFEYDPTGKVVAIPANGRKTPVPENFKVKSYRVHETADFIWLWYGDDEPKTFPKYFDDISDDLSYSEFSEVWNVHYSRAIENQLDPIHVPFVHYNTIGKGNRTVADGPIVRWIDDTMFYFYVFNRVDDGTPAKRPDELKISDASKVYLEFKFPNIWQNHIDEKLRVTAAFVPIDDEHTKIYLRFYVGFTKVKFLDKLIAILGTPFNKKVLHQDKAVVETQIPKRSELRMSENLINGDLPIIEYRKKREELKKINNV from the coding sequence ATGATAAAAAATCAATGGTACGTTGTAATGTCTTCACGTGAGATAAGAAAAGGGCAATTAGTTGGTGTTACAAGATTTGGCGAGAAGCTCGCATTTTGGAGAGATAACAAAGGTGCTGTACACTGCATATCGGATATTTGTTGCCATAGAGGAGCTTCTATATCGCATGGTAAGTTACTTCACAACGGACACGTTGCGATGTGCCCGTTTCACGGTTTTGAGTACGACCCAACAGGCAAAGTGGTCGCTATCCCCGCAAACGGTAGAAAAACCCCTGTTCCTGAGAATTTCAAAGTAAAGTCTTACAGAGTGCATGAGACGGCAGACTTTATTTGGCTATGGTACGGCGATGATGAACCAAAAACTTTTCCAAAGTATTTCGATGATATAAGCGATGATTTATCATACAGTGAATTTAGTGAAGTATGGAACGTGCACTATAGTAGAGCTATTGAAAACCAGTTGGACCCTATCCACGTACCTTTTGTACACTACAATACCATTGGAAAAGGAAACAGAACTGTTGCAGATGGCCCCATTGTTAGGTGGATTGATGATACGATGTTTTATTTCTATGTCTTTAACAGAGTAGACGATGGGACACCGGCCAAAAGACCCGATGAACTTAAGATAAGCGATGCAAGTAAAGTCTACTTAGAGTTCAAGTTTCCTAATATTTGGCAAAATCACATTGACGAAAAGCTACGAGTGACCGCAGCATTTGTGCCGATAGATGATGAACATACCAAAATTTACCTTAGATTCTACGTTGGATTCACCAAGGTAAAGTTTCTTGATAAACTCATCGCCATCTTAGGAACACCGTTTAATAAAAAGGTGTTACACCAAGACAAAGCCGTTGTTGAAACTCAAATACCAAAGAGGTCTGAACTCAGGATGTCGGAAAACCTCATCAACGGAGACCTGCCGATAATTGAATATAGAAAGAAGAGAGAAGAACTGAAAAAAATTAATAACGTTTAA
- a CDS encoding SDR family NAD(P)-dependent oxidoreductase encodes MSKEFNGCSVRRYWPQYRWSNIFEMIRNMSSRPKTCKQRFDDKLVVITGATSGIGYETAKKYAASGARLITINRNKEKSEKLCRELAEKYNTDCEYILTDLSKLKDILNVAEKLNSLNSNIDVLIHNAGLYLNKKVLTEDGLEMNFVVHYLAPFIINYLLMEKLKRDNSTRIILVSSEGYRFAAWGICLDDLNWEKRKYSGLKAYGTAKLAQILSMHIFAQIFSSEKLKITINAMHPGFVKTNTGQDNGPVYKFFKKHLLDRLSREPAESAEALYYLGVSKEVSNVSDEFFHYTTIEELAPPAKDMELAQMLWDKTLQIIKEKCGF; translated from the coding sequence ATGAGCAAAGAGTTTAACGGCTGTTCAGTAAGAAGGTATTGGCCGCAATACAGATGGTCAAATATATTTGAAATGATACGAAATATGTCGAGTCGGCCAAAAACTTGCAAGCAGCGATTTGACGACAAGCTCGTTGTAATTACCGGAGCTACTTCTGGTATTGGGTATGAAACAGCTAAAAAGTATGCAGCCAGCGGTGCACGTTTGATAACAATAAACCGAAATAAAGAAAAGTCGGAAAAACTGTGCCGAGAACTTGCTGAAAAATACAACACTGATTGTGAATACATTTTAACTGACCTCAGCAAGCTAAAGGATATCTTAAACGTTGCAGAAAAATTGAACTCTTTGAATTCTAATATCGACGTGTTAATTCACAACGCAGGTCTTTATCTTAACAAGAAAGTTTTAACTGAAGATGGGCTTGAGATGAACTTTGTTGTTCATTACCTTGCACCATTCATAATAAATTACTTACTAATGGAAAAGTTGAAGAGAGACAACTCCACCCGAATAATACTTGTCAGCTCCGAAGGATACAGATTTGCAGCCTGGGGGATATGCTTGGATGATTTGAATTGGGAGAAGAGAAAGTATTCTGGTTTAAAAGCTTACGGAACAGCCAAACTCGCTCAAATCTTGAGTATGCACATTTTTGCACAGATATTTAGTTCAGAGAAACTTAAAATCACCATAAACGCTATGCACCCGGGGTTTGTAAAAACCAACACGGGACAGGATAACGGACCAGTGTACAAGTTTTTCAAAAAGCATCTGCTTGATAGACTCTCCAGAGAACCAGCAGAATCAGCAGAAGCTCTTTATTATCTGGGAGTTTCCAAAGAAGTGAGTAATGTGAGTGATGAATTTTTTCACTACACCACCATCGAAGAACTCGCCCCACCTGCCAAAGACATGGAATTAGCTCAGATGCTTTGGGATAAGACTCTTCAGATAATAAAAGAAAAGTGTGGATTTTAG
- a CDS encoding ABC transporter ATP-binding protein, with protein sequence MEYLNTELDSLKSDSEVMLSVRKISKRFNNKQVLADVSFDVKKGSIFALIGPNGAGKTTTIRCILKAIDADSGIVEFMGEKINAVTKQKIAAVSEDRQVFRNFTAYDYERLYSSVYPQWDGEVFNRLVAKYNFDLSQRVETYSIGMKTLFLVVLAISTNAELLILDEPTQHLDPTVRYEVMRLIKEYASSGKSCIVSSHEMFELEEYATEFAIINAGKVIYTDSIDSAKEKHRVFRAGESIGTGDIIGIVGDEILVRVSGEVTESGRFPKFQEIVVGYLTGKK encoded by the coding sequence ATGGAATATTTAAATACTGAACTGGATAGTCTTAAGAGTGATTCTGAAGTTATGCTTTCTGTGAGAAAAATCAGCAAGAGGTTTAATAATAAGCAGGTGTTAGCAGATGTTTCGTTTGATGTAAAGAAAGGTAGTATTTTTGCACTTATAGGTCCTAACGGGGCTGGGAAAACAACGACGATTAGGTGTATCCTTAAGGCTATCGATGCTGACTCTGGAATTGTTGAATTCATGGGTGAGAAAATAAACGCCGTTACGAAACAAAAAATAGCTGCTGTTTCTGAAGATAGACAGGTCTTCCGAAATTTCACCGCATACGATTATGAAAGGTTGTACTCTTCGGTTTATCCGCAATGGGATGGGGAAGTGTTTAATAGACTCGTTGCAAAGTACAATTTCGACCTTTCGCAGCGCGTGGAAACTTATTCCATTGGAATGAAGACGCTTTTTCTTGTTGTGTTAGCCATATCAACAAATGCTGAATTACTGATACTTGATGAACCTACCCAGCATCTTGACCCAACGGTAAGGTATGAGGTGATGAGACTCATTAAAGAGTACGCTTCCAGTGGGAAAAGCTGCATTGTTTCATCACACGAAATGTTTGAATTGGAAGAATATGCTACAGAATTTGCGATAATCAATGCGGGCAAGGTAATTTATACGGATTCGATTGACAGTGCCAAAGAAAAGCACAGGGTTTTTAGAGCAGGTGAAAGCATTGGTACTGGTGATATAATTGGTATTGTCGGGGATGAAATATTAGTGAGAGTGAGTGGTGAAGTTACCGAAAGTGGAAGATTCCCTAAGTTCCAAGAAATCGTCGTGGGATACTTAACAGGAAAGAAGTGA
- a CDS encoding GntR family transcriptional regulator, protein MSKSENFESLESIHVTFRKIDKHSGVPAYLQIVNQIKAKIILGELKLGMQLPAVRDLERIFDVNVNTVLKALERLKYERLVESEQGVGYFISGELKIDKEAISELCNVIKKVKESGIDMLTLLTIIEEVWKNV, encoded by the coding sequence ATGAGCAAATCGGAAAACTTTGAAAGTTTGGAGAGTATCCATGTAACTTTTAGAAAGATCGACAAACACAGCGGCGTACCTGCGTATTTACAAATAGTTAATCAGATAAAAGCAAAAATAATTCTCGGAGAGCTGAAATTAGGTATGCAGTTACCAGCGGTGAGAGATTTGGAAAGGATATTCGATGTAAATGTCAACACGGTCCTTAAAGCATTAGAAAGGTTAAAATACGAGAGATTAGTTGAATCAGAACAAGGTGTCGGATACTTTATATCAGGAGAGTTAAAGATAGACAAAGAGGCTATTTCGGAACTTTGCAACGTGATAAAAAAGGTAAAAGAGAGTGGAATTGATATGCTGACGCTTTTGACGATAATTGAGGAGGTGTGGAAGAATGTTTGA
- the rplA gene encoding 50S ribosomal protein L1 yields MPKHSKRYNEIRKLVDREKAYSLDEAVELAKKTATAKFDETVEFHVKTNIDYRKSEQNIRSTISLPHGTGKTVRVLVFAKGEKAEEAKQAGADYVGGEELVDKIANEGFFDFDVAIATPDMMKVIGKLGKVLGPRGLMPNPKTGTVTDDVAAAVQEFKKGKVEVRTDKTGNIHIPVGKASFDPEKLKENIKSAYEQILALRPAGVKGNFIKKAVVASTMGPGIKLDLNTLAEGKK; encoded by the coding sequence ATGCCTAAGCACTCCAAGAGATACAATGAAATAAGGAAACTTGTTGATAGAGAAAAAGCTTATTCTCTTGATGAAGCAGTGGAACTGGCAAAGAAGACCGCAACAGCAAAATTTGACGAAACAGTTGAATTCCACGTAAAGACAAACATCGACTACAGAAAAAGTGAGCAGAACATAAGAAGTACTATTAGCCTTCCACACGGAACTGGTAAAACCGTTAGAGTTTTGGTCTTCGCAAAAGGCGAAAAAGCGGAAGAGGCAAAGCAGGCTGGAGCAGACTACGTTGGTGGAGAAGAACTTGTCGATAAGATTGCCAACGAAGGATTCTTTGATTTTGACGTTGCAATTGCAACACCAGATATGATGAAGGTTATCGGTAAGCTTGGTAAAGTCCTCGGTCCAAGAGGTTTGATGCCAAACCCGAAAACCGGAACAGTTACAGATGATGTTGCAGCGGCAGTTCAAGAATTCAAAAAGGGTAAAGTTGAAGTTAGAACAGACAAAACAGGAAACATCCACATTCCAGTTGGAAAGGCTTCATTCGATCCAGAAAAACTCAAGGAAAACATCAAATCTGCTTACGAACAGATACTCGCACTCAGACCAGCAGGTGTGAAGGGTAACTTTATAAAGAAAGCAGTTGTCGCTTCTACAATGGGACCTGGAATTAAGCTTGACTTGAACACGCTTGCAGAAGGTAAGAAGTAA
- a CDS encoding nuclear transport factor 2 family protein: MSEERKQKLGAQNDSEYAITSLEQLIQLWTKTYNHEGKPDWSHLLPFYDENIHFRDTVQEIHGIEEFKAMVERLTKRSQELHMNILNAVMEGNVIFVEWDMIINFRKTKTSVVHGASRLILNEKGKIIDQRDYYDLWGDIFDNIPGFGKLYRKFMKKVFG, translated from the coding sequence ATGTCTGAAGAAAGAAAACAGAAACTTGGTGCTCAAAATGATTCGGAATACGCGATAACCTCGTTGGAGCAACTAATACAACTGTGGACAAAAACATACAACCACGAAGGCAAGCCCGACTGGTCACACCTACTACCTTTTTACGATGAAAACATACACTTTAGAGACACTGTACAAGAGATACACGGAATAGAAGAATTTAAAGCCATGGTTGAACGCCTAACAAAGCGTTCTCAAGAGTTGCACATGAATATTCTGAACGCGGTTATGGAAGGTAACGTTATCTTCGTCGAATGGGATATGATAATTAACTTCAGAAAAACAAAGACGTCGGTGGTACACGGTGCAAGCAGGCTTATTCTGAACGAGAAAGGTAAGATAATAGACCAAAGAGATTACTACGACCTCTGGGGTGATATATTCGACAACATCCCTGGATTCGGAAAACTTTATAGGAAGTTCATGAAGAAGGTGTTTGGATGA
- a CDS encoding SDH family Clp fold serine proteinase translates to MFTIIFQIFWMVLIFSSFAPLFRNFSLHSSREAIIRQIEQKRKSRVITLIHRQESLSFFGFGIRKFIDIEDSEEVLRAIKMTPDDMAIDFIIHTPGGLVLAAEQIANALRKHKGKVTVFVPHYAMSGGTLIALAADEIVMDENAVLGPVDPQLGQYPAASILSVLEKKNINDIDDQTLILADIAQKAMKQMKEYVTDLLKEKYPDKAEKLAEDLVSGKWTHDYPITVEKARELGIKVSTDMPKEIYALMSLYKNPTSGKPSVNYVPINYKNE, encoded by the coding sequence ATCTTCACGATTATTTTCCAGATATTTTGGATGGTTCTCATATTCTCCTCATTTGCACCACTCTTTAGAAATTTTTCTTTGCACTCTTCACGTGAGGCTATCATAAGACAGATTGAGCAAAAGAGGAAAAGCAGGGTCATAACACTCATCCACAGGCAAGAATCCCTAAGCTTCTTTGGATTTGGCATAAGAAAGTTCATCGATATCGAGGATTCAGAAGAAGTATTGAGAGCTATCAAAATGACGCCTGACGACATGGCTATCGATTTCATCATCCACACTCCGGGCGGGCTTGTGCTCGCAGCAGAGCAAATTGCCAACGCACTTAGAAAACACAAAGGAAAAGTTACCGTTTTTGTTCCACATTATGCGATGTCTGGAGGAACGTTGATAGCGCTTGCTGCCGATGAAATTGTTATGGATGAAAACGCCGTGCTTGGTCCTGTAGACCCGCAGTTGGGACAATATCCAGCAGCTTCCATTTTGTCGGTCCTTGAAAAGAAGAACATAAACGATATCGATGACCAGACTTTGATACTGGCTGATATCGCTCAGAAAGCGATGAAACAGATGAAGGAATACGTGACTGACCTATTAAAGGAAAAATACCCCGACAAAGCCGAAAAGCTCGCCGAAGACCTTGTAAGTGGAAAGTGGACGCACGATTATCCTATAACCGTAGAGAAAGCCAGAGAGCTTGGGATAAAGGTCTCCACTGATATGCCAAAGGAAATCTACGCACTTATGAGCCTTTACAAAAATCCAACCTCAGGAAAGCCATCGGTCAACTATGTTCCTATAAACTATAAGAACGAATAA
- a CDS encoding phytoene desaturase family protein produces the protein MPKKREKKVLVVGGGIAGLTAGVYLAKKGYDVKVIEKYEKCGGLVNTFEYEGFKLEGGARALVNAGVIIPMIEDLGLDIEILRNPISVGVEDKIMRVTDTRSLEEYGQLLKQLYPQAEKEVDELIRVEKEILEYMKILYGVDNPLFSFNKIKEEGKLLEMMPRYLLWFFKFLKTVKKINELNDPVEEYISRFVKNPSLRDIVIQHFFRGTPSFFALSYFYLYLDYIYPKGGVGTFPQKLAEKITELGGQILTNTAVTKVIPSKNIVIDDKGNSHEYDAMIWATDLKTFYKILDTTALSNSLVSKLEKEKQRVLKARGAESVLTFYLGVDEPVETFAKISTGHFFYTPLRQGLGELNRSKVKYIVKNYENLSKKKILNWLEDFIKFNTYEISIPALRDLSMVPENKTGLIVSMLFDYDVVKKIRDDGWYEEFKQKAEEMIIDNLASTIYPFLKNKILFKFTSTPLTIERIYGTSDGSIVGWSFEDPIPVPSGMFSMKSAIRTPIDNIYKAGKWAYAPAGVPTAIITGKLAADVIK, from the coding sequence ATGCCTAAAAAACGAGAAAAAAAGGTGTTAGTAGTTGGTGGTGGAATAGCTGGTCTTACGGCAGGCGTATACCTTGCAAAGAAAGGCTACGATGTTAAGGTGATTGAGAAATACGAGAAATGTGGAGGGTTGGTCAACACCTTCGAATACGAAGGTTTTAAACTGGAAGGCGGTGCTCGCGCACTTGTAAATGCTGGTGTAATTATCCCTATGATTGAAGACCTTGGCTTGGACATAGAGATTTTAAGAAATCCAATCTCCGTAGGTGTCGAAGACAAGATAATGCGTGTTACTGACACCAGAAGCTTGGAAGAGTACGGACAACTTTTGAAACAGTTATACCCTCAAGCAGAAAAGGAAGTAGATGAGCTCATAAGAGTCGAGAAAGAGATACTTGAATACATGAAAATCCTTTACGGAGTCGACAATCCGCTGTTTTCTTTCAATAAAATAAAGGAAGAAGGTAAGTTACTCGAAATGATGCCAAGATACCTTCTTTGGTTTTTTAAATTCTTGAAGACCGTTAAGAAAATCAACGAATTAAACGACCCTGTGGAAGAATATATATCAAGATTTGTCAAAAATCCTTCGTTGAGGGATATTGTGATTCAGCACTTCTTCAGGGGAACTCCTTCATTCTTTGCATTAAGTTATTTCTATCTGTATCTCGATTACATATACCCAAAAGGTGGCGTGGGCACCTTTCCGCAAAAACTTGCCGAAAAAATTACTGAACTCGGAGGTCAAATCCTTACTAACACTGCAGTCACAAAAGTTATTCCGTCGAAAAATATAGTTATCGACGATAAAGGTAATTCACATGAATACGATGCAATGATATGGGCTACAGATCTTAAAACGTTCTACAAAATCCTCGATACAACAGCGCTATCAAATTCTTTGGTAAGTAAATTAGAAAAAGAAAAACAACGTGTACTAAAGGCCCGAGGTGCAGAGTCGGTACTAACTTTTTACTTAGGTGTAGATGAACCCGTCGAAACGTTCGCTAAAATCTCAACTGGACATTTCTTTTATACGCCTCTTAGACAAGGTCTTGGCGAACTTAATCGCTCAAAAGTTAAATACATAGTGAAAAACTACGAAAATCTGAGCAAAAAGAAAATACTAAATTGGCTCGAGGATTTTATCAAATTCAATACTTATGAAATATCGATCCCGGCGTTGCGAGACTTATCGATGGTACCCGAAAACAAGACCGGTTTGATCGTGAGTATGTTATTTGATTACGACGTTGTTAAGAAGATAAGGGACGATGGTTGGTACGAAGAATTCAAACAAAAAGCGGAGGAAATGATTATCGATAATCTCGCCAGCACGATATATCCATTCTTAAAAAACAAAATACTTTTCAAATTCACCTCGACGCCTTTGACAATTGAACGAATTTACGGAACTTCGGATGGCTCGATTGTAGGATGGTCTTTCGAGGATCCCATTCCCGTACCTTCCGGTATGTTCAGCATGAAATCAGCTATAAGAACACCGATTGACAACATATACAAAGCGGGAAAATGGGCATACGCACCAGCAGGTGTGCCAACTGCAATAATTACGGGGAAATTGGCAGCGGATGTGATAAAATAG